A stretch of Ferribacterium limneticum DNA encodes these proteins:
- the glnK gene encoding P-II family nitrogen regulator yields MKFVTAIIKPFKLDEVREALSAIGVQGITVTEVKGFGRQKGHTELYRGAEYVVDFLPKVKIEAAVKDEQLDQVIEAIEKSASTGKIGDGKIFVFDVEQVIRIRTGETGTDAL; encoded by the coding sequence ATGAAATTCGTTACCGCCATCATCAAGCCGTTCAAGCTTGACGAAGTGCGTGAGGCGCTGTCCGCCATTGGCGTGCAAGGCATCACGGTCACTGAAGTGAAGGGTTTCGGCCGGCAGAAAGGGCATACCGAGTTGTATCGCGGCGCCGAATATGTCGTCGATTTCCTGCCCAAGGTGAAGATCGAAGCGGCCGTCAAGGACGAGCAGCTCGATCAGGTCATCGAAGCCATCGAAAAGTCGGCATCCACCGGCAAGATCGGCGACGGCAAGATCTTCGTTTTCGACGTCGAGCAAGTCATTCGTATCCGGACCGGTGAAACCGGTACCGATGCCCTCTAA